A region from the Halosolutus gelatinilyticus genome encodes:
- a CDS encoding ABC transporter substrate-binding protein — translation MSDEGYWSRRHVLRTSAAIAGVGAVAGCLDDGNDNGNDDGNGDGGSESGGSYSVTMEPVGTVEFDAVPETWVANNGTWADMGIALGQEPPKALWLTSRYHTQYYDGIPDLDVSKEGMIDLYDDGVDVEKFYELDADLHVMDPNFMTNRYDTIDESDVEDIEQIAPIFGNSIFSRGYNWHDYEYLTLYEAFGKLAEVFQEEERYEAFSTLHDEFQSTLGDVVPSEDERPGVAIVWPMGDGEFLPYTIDEGTSFKQWNDLGIHDALAEANVENFHDSRGRIDYENLLEIDPEVLLLRGNEDLSAEEFRNTVVAEMENHNVASDLTAVQNGDVYRGGPLHQGPIINLVLTERAAQQVYGVDEELFDRQKVSDIVNGEF, via the coding sequence ATGAGCGACGAAGGATACTGGTCGAGACGACACGTCCTCCGAACGAGCGCCGCGATCGCCGGGGTAGGCGCCGTCGCCGGTTGTCTAGACGACGGGAACGACAACGGAAACGATGACGGGAACGGCGACGGCGGAAGCGAATCAGGCGGCAGTTACTCCGTGACCATGGAGCCCGTCGGAACCGTCGAGTTCGACGCCGTCCCGGAGACGTGGGTCGCCAACAACGGCACCTGGGCCGACATGGGGATCGCGCTCGGACAGGAACCGCCGAAGGCCCTCTGGCTCACCAGCCGATACCACACGCAGTACTACGACGGGATTCCCGACCTCGACGTCAGCAAAGAGGGGATGATCGATCTGTACGACGACGGCGTCGACGTCGAGAAGTTCTACGAACTCGACGCCGACCTGCACGTCATGGATCCTAACTTCATGACGAACCGGTACGACACGATCGACGAGAGCGACGTCGAAGATATCGAACAGATCGCCCCGATCTTCGGGAACAGCATCTTCTCTCGGGGATACAACTGGCACGATTATGAGTACCTCACGCTGTACGAGGCGTTCGGGAAACTCGCCGAGGTATTCCAGGAGGAAGAACGATACGAGGCGTTTTCCACGCTTCACGACGAGTTCCAGTCGACGCTCGGGGACGTCGTCCCGTCGGAGGACGAGCGGCCCGGAGTCGCGATCGTCTGGCCAATGGGCGACGGCGAGTTCCTCCCGTACACGATCGACGAGGGGACGAGTTTCAAGCAGTGGAACGACCTCGGCATCCACGACGCGCTCGCGGAAGCGAACGTGGAGAACTTCCACGACTCCCGCGGTCGGATCGACTACGAAAACCTCCTCGAGATCGACCCCGAAGTCCTCCTGTTGCGCGGCAACGAGGATCTTAGCGCCGAGGAGTTCCGGAATACGGTCGTCGCCGAGATGGAAAACCACAACGTCGCCAGCGATCTCACCGCCGTCCAGAACGGTGACGTCTACCGCGGCGGGCCGCTCCACCAGGGGCCGATCATCAACCTCGTCCTCACCGAACGCGCGGCCCAACAGGTCTATGGCGTCGACGAGGAGCTGTTCGACCGACAGAAAGTCAGCGACATCGTCAACGGCGAGTTCTAA
- a CDS encoding methyl-accepting chemotaxis protein gives MGFNPAEYVPGVRRSYALRFVAALVAVVVVLGAFGGYVYAHTGDELESDVASQLVSGAEKDSDRLDTWYDSTERYMESLPRSTAFRSEDTVAISDALHRLTDRAAFEGGYYVDPATGEVLVSAGVSAVADERRLNDATADRVAAAMDDGSSTAFTEPFEIETGRPAMLVVSKVPGSDRAVVGLVDLGSLSRYMIGDEEDDVVVVDSSGTVVLAHDRALLLRDDVLDPADVGDGTGTASIETAAGDELVVGYAALESTDWTLTTRVPAAKAYSLQTVVSNGILAMLAVALASVVVLGATIGRTTARSLRDLSGKAKAIEGGTLDDPVESTRSDELGDLHRSLDRMRRSLRDRIEEAESARADAERARAESDRFSRHLERTADEYGEIMRACADGDLTRRLEPDGESEAMAAVAAEFNAMMDDIERTVGVTRAFADAVDDAAETTADGVVEVRSASEQVTTSVQQIADGADRQSDQLAAVSAEVDDLSTATEEIAATSSRVASLAGRTAETGSNARESAQRAIDGMNAVETEADEAVAEVDRLEREMAEIDDLLALIEAVAVETNMLALNASIEASRSDSSAGGFTAVAEQVKSLAEETQEAATEIEDRLERVDGQTDRVVEVVRKTNDRIETHRGAVEKSVAALDEISSFAAETNRGVQEISTASQQQAAATQQVVAMTDDVTAISEETSAEAETVAAAAEEQTSSLVEVSHTAASLSERAGELSESLSTFEVSIDPSAADGDESESADTTARSDDEPPDSGDEPNAFTWSE, from the coding sequence ATGGGGTTCAATCCAGCCGAGTACGTTCCGGGAGTTCGTCGCAGTTACGCGCTTCGCTTCGTCGCCGCGCTCGTGGCCGTCGTCGTCGTGCTGGGCGCGTTCGGCGGCTACGTCTACGCGCACACCGGCGACGAACTCGAGTCCGACGTCGCGTCGCAACTCGTCTCCGGCGCCGAGAAAGATTCGGATCGACTCGACACCTGGTACGACTCGACCGAGCGGTACATGGAGTCGCTGCCGCGATCGACGGCGTTTCGGAGCGAAGACACGGTCGCGATCTCCGACGCGTTACACCGATTGACCGATCGCGCCGCGTTCGAGGGCGGCTACTACGTTGACCCCGCGACCGGCGAGGTCCTCGTCTCCGCCGGCGTGTCCGCGGTCGCCGACGAGCGGCGGCTGAACGATGCGACGGCCGATCGCGTCGCTGCGGCGATGGACGACGGGTCCAGTACGGCCTTCACCGAGCCGTTCGAGATCGAAACCGGCCGCCCCGCGATGCTCGTCGTCAGCAAGGTTCCGGGATCCGATCGCGCCGTCGTCGGGCTCGTCGATCTCGGGTCGCTGTCCCGCTACATGATCGGCGACGAGGAGGACGACGTGGTCGTCGTCGATTCGAGCGGGACCGTCGTCCTCGCACACGATCGGGCGCTGCTTCTCCGGGACGACGTCCTCGATCCTGCCGACGTCGGTGACGGAACCGGAACGGCGTCGATCGAAACCGCGGCCGGGGATGAGCTCGTGGTGGGCTACGCGGCGCTCGAGAGCACGGACTGGACCCTGACGACCAGGGTCCCCGCCGCGAAGGCGTACTCGCTACAGACGGTCGTCTCGAACGGGATCCTGGCGATGCTGGCCGTCGCCCTCGCGAGCGTCGTCGTCCTCGGCGCGACGATCGGTCGAACCACCGCCCGATCGCTCCGCGACCTCTCCGGGAAGGCCAAGGCCATCGAAGGCGGGACCCTCGACGATCCCGTCGAGTCGACCCGCAGCGACGAACTCGGGGATCTCCACCGGTCGCTCGATCGGATGCGCCGGTCGCTGCGCGATCGGATCGAGGAGGCGGAGTCGGCGCGAGCGGACGCCGAACGCGCCCGCGCGGAATCGGATCGGTTCTCCCGCCACCTCGAACGGACGGCCGACGAGTACGGCGAAATCATGCGCGCCTGCGCCGACGGCGATCTCACGCGACGACTCGAACCCGACGGTGAGAGCGAGGCGATGGCCGCGGTCGCGGCCGAGTTCAACGCGATGATGGACGACATCGAGCGGACCGTCGGCGTCACGCGGGCGTTCGCGGACGCGGTCGACGACGCGGCAGAGACGACTGCCGACGGCGTCGTCGAGGTCCGATCGGCCTCCGAACAGGTGACGACCTCGGTTCAGCAGATCGCCGACGGCGCGGACCGACAGAGCGACCAACTCGCGGCCGTAAGCGCCGAGGTCGACGACCTATCGACGGCGACCGAAGAGATCGCCGCGACCTCCTCGCGGGTGGCCTCGCTCGCCGGACGAACCGCGGAAACCGGCTCGAACGCCCGCGAATCCGCCCAGCGAGCGATCGACGGGATGAACGCCGTCGAGACCGAGGCCGACGAGGCCGTCGCGGAAGTCGACCGACTCGAACGGGAGATGGCGGAGATCGACGACCTCCTGGCGCTCATCGAGGCGGTGGCCGTCGAGACGAACATGCTGGCGCTCAACGCCTCGATCGAGGCGTCGCGCTCCGATTCGTCGGCCGGCGGCTTCACCGCGGTGGCCGAGCAGGTCAAGTCACTCGCCGAGGAGACCCAGGAGGCGGCGACGGAGATCGAGGACCGCCTCGAGCGGGTCGACGGGCAGACCGATCGCGTCGTCGAGGTGGTTCGCAAGACGAACGATCGGATCGAGACCCACCGGGGCGCGGTCGAGAAGTCGGTGGCCGCGCTCGACGAGATCTCGTCGTTCGCCGCGGAAACCAACCGGGGCGTCCAGGAGATTTCGACCGCGAGCCAGCAGCAAGCCGCCGCAACCCAGCAGGTCGTGGCGATGACCGACGACGTGACGGCCATCAGCGAGGAGACCAGCGCCGAAGCCGAGACCGTCGCGGCGGCGGCCGAGGAACAGACCTCGTCGCTCGTCGAGGTTTCGCACACCGCGGCATCGCTGTCGGAGCGCGCGGGAGAACTCTCCGAGTCGCTCTCGACGTTCGAAGTCTCGATCGATCCGTCCGCAGCGGACGGCGACGAATCGGAGTCCGCGGATACGACCGCGCGTAGCGACGATGAACCCCCCGACAGCGGGGACGAACCGAACGCGTTCACGTGGTCCGAGTAA
- a CDS encoding DEAD/DEAH box helicase, with the protein MSKQVQEIETIFCHEAGNDYLVVVQRDGQRLFRAKLGLSETSAGPRPAKFRLKQGSSEEPRQPDEFVELARRAKRIRISEQTSPEGRHELTEMFAGYQLDDKAKAVRTCRYCASAGRYSPITTETAVKDDRDWICRDCARRELERQLSYAGGGEVTGAAKERLEELMLEVQDLDRIVNLLKGRLDPDLTKFDTISATTDEVDPVRVDSLNLHPGLQNLLEDRFETLLPVQSLAVENGLFEGDDQLVVSATATGKTLVGEMAGINRVLNGNGKMLFLVPLVALANQKYEDFKDEYGHLVDVSIRVGASRISDNGNKFDPNADVIVGTYEGIDHALRTGKDMGDIGTVVIDEVHTLKEEERGHRLDGLISRLKYTCEGRATRRDDYGGAQWVYLSATVGNPEQLAKVLESKLIEFEERPVPIERHVTFADGREKMRIENKLVKREFDTESSKGYRGQTIIFTNSRRRCHEISRKLEYSSAPYHAGLDYKRRKKVERQFGEQDLAAVVTTAALAAGVDFPASQVVFDSLAMGIEWLSVQEFHQMLGRAGRPDYHDEGKVYVLVEPDCSYHNSMEMTEDEVAFKLLKGDMESVMTRYDETAAVEETLANVTVSGKRAKALNDRMLGEVPTKHAIGKLLQYEFIDGFEPTPLGRVITEHFLEPGEAFALVDGIRKDAHPYELIADIELRDADL; encoded by the coding sequence GTGTCGAAGCAGGTCCAGGAGATCGAGACGATCTTTTGTCACGAGGCGGGCAACGACTACCTCGTCGTCGTCCAGCGTGACGGACAGCGGCTGTTCCGGGCGAAACTCGGGCTCTCGGAGACCTCGGCCGGGCCGCGGCCCGCGAAGTTCCGACTCAAACAGGGCTCCAGCGAGGAACCCCGCCAGCCCGACGAGTTCGTCGAACTCGCCCGCCGAGCGAAGCGGATCCGCATCTCCGAGCAGACCTCGCCCGAGGGCCGGCACGAACTCACGGAGATGTTCGCGGGCTACCAGCTCGACGACAAGGCAAAGGCCGTCAGGACCTGCCGCTACTGCGCCTCCGCGGGCCGGTACTCGCCCATCACGACCGAAACCGCTGTCAAGGACGATCGGGACTGGATCTGCCGGGACTGCGCCCGGCGGGAACTCGAACGGCAGCTCTCCTACGCCGGCGGCGGCGAGGTGACCGGCGCCGCCAAGGAGCGCCTCGAAGAACTCATGCTCGAGGTCCAGGACCTCGATCGGATCGTCAACCTGCTCAAGGGGCGACTCGACCCCGATCTCACGAAGTTCGATACAATCTCGGCGACGACCGACGAGGTCGATCCCGTCCGCGTCGACTCGCTGAACCTCCATCCGGGGCTGCAGAACCTGCTCGAAGATCGGTTCGAGACGCTGCTGCCGGTCCAGAGTCTCGCCGTCGAGAACGGGCTGTTCGAGGGCGACGACCAGCTAGTGGTATCGGCGACGGCGACCGGGAAGACCCTCGTCGGCGAGATGGCCGGCATCAACCGCGTGTTAAACGGGAATGGGAAGATGCTCTTTCTCGTCCCGCTGGTCGCGCTCGCGAACCAGAAGTACGAAGACTTCAAAGACGAGTACGGCCACCTGGTCGACGTCTCGATCCGCGTCGGTGCGAGTCGCATCAGCGATAACGGCAACAAGTTCGATCCGAACGCCGACGTCATCGTCGGCACGTACGAGGGGATCGACCACGCCCTGCGGACGGGCAAGGACATGGGCGACATCGGAACGGTCGTCATCGACGAGGTCCACACCCTCAAAGAGGAGGAACGGGGCCACCGCCTCGACGGACTCATCTCGCGACTCAAGTACACTTGTGAAGGACGAGCAACGCGCCGCGACGACTACGGAGGCGCACAGTGGGTCTACCTCTCCGCGACCGTCGGCAACCCCGAACAGCTCGCAAAGGTGCTGGAGTCGAAACTCATCGAGTTCGAGGAGCGGCCGGTGCCGATCGAGCGTCACGTCACGTTCGCCGACGGACGGGAGAAGATGCGGATCGAGAACAAACTCGTCAAGCGGGAGTTCGACACCGAGTCGTCGAAGGGCTACCGCGGCCAGACGATCATCTTCACGAACTCCCGCAGGCGGTGTCACGAGATCTCCCGGAAACTGGAGTACTCCTCCGCGCCGTACCACGCCGGGTTAGACTACAAGCGCCGGAAGAAAGTCGAACGCCAGTTCGGTGAACAGGACTTGGCCGCGGTCGTGACGACGGCCGCGCTCGCGGCGGGAGTCGACTTTCCGGCCTCGCAGGTCGTCTTCGACTCGCTGGCGATGGGCATCGAGTGGCTCTCCGTCCAGGAGTTCCACCAGATGCTCGGCCGCGCGGGTCGGCCCGACTACCACGACGAGGGGAAGGTGTACGTCCTCGTCGAACCCGACTGCTCCTACCACAACTCGATGGAGATGACCGAAGACGAGGTCGCCTTCAAGCTCCTCAAAGGCGACATGGAGTCAGTGATGACCCGCTACGACGAGACCGCGGCGGTCGAGGAGACCCTCGCGAACGTCACCGTCAGCGGCAAGCGCGCGAAGGCCCTCAACGATCGGATGCTCGGCGAGGTGCCGACGAAGCACGCGATCGGCAAACTCCTCCAGTACGAGTTCATCGACGGCTTCGAGCCGACGCCGCTGGGTCGGGTGATCACCGAGCACTTCCTCGAGCCGGGCGAGGCGTTCGCGCTCGTCGACGGTATCCGCAAGGACGCCCACCCCTACGAGCTGATCGCAGATATCGAGCTCCGCGATGCCGATCTGTGA